One Methanobacterium bryantii genomic window carries:
- a CDS encoding NAD(P)/FAD-dependent oxidoreductase, whose protein sequence is MKYDVVVVGGRIGGSISSLFASKNDLDVLMIEKRQEIGVPLQCAEATNEVTFETVGIKPSKRYVCSEIMGADLYSPDGTHFRMTPDNERGFILDRKVFDKHLAIESAKAGTDIMLKTTVKDLIIKDGNIKGVVAKHLGKTMEIEADIVIAADGIESNISRMAGLNSTRRINDICSCIQYKMVGIDVEPNYMQFYFGSKVAPGGYLWIFPNENGVANVGIGIRNTNETAYHYLHKFISNLGGTPVELNIGGVPVSGNIKKTYANGLMVVGDAAGHVDPLTGGGIHLTAASARIAGEVAAESIKSENMSEGFLKIYEKRWKDQIGGLINQSLKYRKVLDKINDDEFNALARFLEDKDIWSISKREWFGLLKESPSLFKLIRALI, encoded by the coding sequence ATGAAATATGACGTAGTTGTGGTAGGGGGACGTATAGGAGGTTCTATTTCATCACTTTTTGCATCTAAAAACGATTTAGATGTTCTGATGATTGAAAAAAGACAGGAAATTGGAGTTCCTCTCCAGTGTGCTGAAGCTACAAATGAAGTAACCTTCGAAACTGTTGGAATAAAGCCTTCCAAGAGATATGTATGCTCTGAGATTATGGGGGCCGATCTTTATTCTCCCGATGGTACTCATTTTCGGATGACGCCTGATAATGAAAGGGGTTTTATTTTAGACAGGAAAGTGTTTGATAAACATCTTGCCATTGAATCGGCAAAAGCTGGAACAGACATAATGCTAAAAACTACAGTGAAAGACCTGATTATCAAAGATGGAAATATTAAGGGAGTTGTTGCAAAACACCTTGGTAAAACCATGGAAATTGAAGCAGACATTGTTATTGCTGCAGACGGCATAGAATCAAATATATCACGAATGGCCGGTTTAAATTCAACACGCAGAATAAACGATATCTGTTCCTGCATTCAATATAAAATGGTAGGTATTGATGTAGAACCAAATTATATGCAGTTTTATTTCGGAAGTAAAGTCGCTCCTGGAGGATATCTCTGGATTTTTCCAAATGAAAATGGGGTGGCTAACGTCGGAATTGGAATTAGAAATACTAATGAAACTGCATATCATTATCTCCATAAATTCATATCAAATCTTGGTGGAACACCCGTTGAACTTAATATTGGAGGAGTACCAGTTTCAGGCAATATTAAAAAAACATATGCCAACGGACTGATGGTCGTTGGAGACGCTGCAGGACATGTAGATCCGTTAACTGGCGGCGGAATCCATTTAACCGCTGCAAGTGCGAGAATAGCTGGTGAAGTTGCAGCAGAATCCATAAAAAGTGAAAATATGTCTGAAGGATTCTTAAAAATATATGAAAAGCGCTGGAAAGATCAAATTGGAGGCCTTATTAACCAGTCTCTTAAATATAGAAAAGTTCTTGACAAAATAAACGATGATGAATTCAATGCACTTGCAAGATTCTTAGAAGACAAAGATATCTGGTCGATTTCAAAAAGGGAATGGTTTGGGCTTTTAAAAGAATCTCCAAGCCTATTTAAGCTTATAAGGGCACTTATTTAA